In Saccopteryx leptura isolate mSacLep1 chromosome 12, mSacLep1_pri_phased_curated, whole genome shotgun sequence, a genomic segment contains:
- the MYL7 gene encoding myosin regulatory light chain 2, atrial isoform: MASRKAGTRGKAAATKQAQRGSSNVFSMFEQAQIQEFKEAFSCIDQNRDGIICKSDLRETYSQLGKVSVPEEELDAMLQEGKGPINFTVFLTLFGEKLNGTDPEEAILSAFRMFDPSGKGVVNKDEFKQLLLTQADKFSQAEVEQMFALAPVDLAGDIDYKSLCYIITHGDEKEE; this comes from the exons ATG GCCAGCAGGAAAGCAGGGACCCGGGGCAAGGCTGCGGCCACCAAGCAGGCCCAACGAGGCTCTTCCAATGTCTTCTCCATGTTCGAGCAAGCCCAGATCCAAGAGTTCAAGGAG GCCTTCAGCTGCATCGACCAGAACCGAGATGGCATCATCTGCAAGTCAGACCTTCGGGAGACCTATTCCCAGCTGG GGAAGGTGAGTGTGCCGGAGGAGGAGCTGGACGCCatgctgcaagaggggaagggccCTATCAACTTCACCGTCTTCCTCACGCTGTTTGGAGAGAAGCTCAACG GGACAGACCCCGAGGAAGCCATCCTGAGCGCCTTCCGAATGTTTGACCCCAGTGGCAAGGGCGTGGTGAACAAGGATGA gttcaAGCAGCTTCTCCTGACCCAGGCAGACAAGTTCTCTCAGGCTGAG gtGGAGCAGATGTTTGCCCTGGCGCCGGTGGACCTGGCTGGGGACATCGACTACAAGTCCTTGTGCTACATTATCACCCACGGGGATGAGAAAGAGGAGTGA